The genomic DNA CGCCTGCGCGCCGATGATGGCGTCCTCGGCATCCAGGTGCAGGCCGTGCAGGTAGGGCAGCACGCCCAGCACGGGCTTGCCGGTGCGCGCCTCCATCCAGTCCAGCCCGGGCTGCAGCAGCGCGATATCGCCGCGGAAGCGGTTGATGATGAAGCCCGTGATGCGCGCGCGCTCCGACTCCGACAGGCAGTCCAGCGTGCCCACCAGGTGGGCGAACACGCCACCGCGATCGATGTCGGCCACCAGCACCACCGGGCAGTCCACCGCTTCGGCAAAGCCCATATTGGCGATGTCGCGGTCGCGCAGGTTGATTTCCGCCGGACTGCCAGCGCCTTCCACCATCACCACCTCGTAGGCGCTCGACAGGCGCTGGTGCGAGGCCAGCACGGCCTGCATCGCCACCGGCTTGTAGGCGTGATAGGCACGCGCGTCCAGGTCCAGCCGCGCCTGGCCGTGGATGATGATTTGCGCGCCGGTATCGCTGCTGGGCTTGAGCAGCACCGGGTTCATATCGGTGTGCGGCGCCAGCCCGGCGGCAGCAGCCTGCAGGGCCTGGGCGCGTCCGATCTCGCCGCCGTCGGCGGTGACCGCACTGTTGAGCGCCATATTCTGCGGCTTGAACGGGACCACGCGTACGCCAGCGCGCGCCAGCACCCGGCACAGGCCGGCTACCAGGGTGCTCTTGCCCGCGTCGGAGGTGGTGCCCTGCACCATCAAGGTACCGCGCAAGCCACCCGGCGGTGCCGCGCCAACGGCTTCAGGAAGATTTTTGCATCGTGGGATTATCGCATCGGCGCCCCGCGGCACAGCCTGCGCGCTGGCTATTGCGGGCGTGCGATCCATGGATGCGCCCGCTACAATACCCGGATGACCCCGGTCAACGCTTCCGCCACCGCCACCGCCACCGAGCCCGCCAGCGCAGCCAGCCATGCGCCGGCCAGCGAACGCTCGCCCCAGGCCGCAGCCGTGCCGCACGCCGCTGCCAACCCCGGCCGCGCGCGCCAGCTCACGCTGGTGCTGGGCGGCGCGCGCTCCGGCAAGAGCCACTTTGCCGAGCAGATGGCCACCGACCATGCCGCTGCCACCGGCGGCCCCGTTACCTATATCGCAACCGCGCGCCACGACCAGGACAGCGCCGACGAAGAGATGGAGGTGCGCATCGCGCTGCACCGCGCCCGGCGCCCGGCCGAGTGGGGCCTGGTCGAGGCGCCGCTGCATCTGGCGGATGCGCTATATGCCCACGCCACCCACGATGGCTGCATCCTGGTCGACTGCGTCACGCTGTGGCTCAACAACCTGCTGTTCCTCGATGCGCGCAGTTATCCCGAGCATGGCCTGGTAACGCCGCCGGCCGCCTTCACCGAGGAAATCGACGCGCTGCTGTCAGCGCTGCCCACCCTGCCCGGCCATGTGATCCTGGTCTCCAACGAAATCGGCTTCGGCGTGGTGCCGATGGGCGCCATCACCCGCTTCTATGTCGACGAGCTGGGCCGCCTGAACCAGAAGCTGGCCGCCGCCGCGGACCGCGTGCGCCTGCTGGTGGCCGGCATCCCTGTCAGCGTGAAAGGCGCCGGCCCGGCGTGATGTCTTCGCTGTCGTGGCTGTCTTCATGGTGGCCGTTTCCCCTATTCAGCTGGCAGGCCTGCGTGGCCGCTGCCGTGGCCGGCGTGTTGCTGGACCAATGGCTGGGCGAGCCGCGCCGCTGGCATCCGCTGGTTGGCTTCGGCCGCCTTGCGGCTGCACTTGAACGCCGCCTGAACCACGGCGGCGCGCCGCTGCGCCAGCGGCTCACCGGCCTGGCCGCCTGGGCGCTGATGGTGCTGGTGCCGGCTGCGCTGGCCGCCCTGCTGGTGCACGCTGCCGCGCAGCTCAGCGCGGTGCTGGCGTGGCTGCTGCAAGCGCTGGCACTCTACGCGGCACTGGGCGCGCGCAGCCTGGCCCAGCATATCGCGCCGATCGCCACGGCGCTAGCGCAAGGCAATCTTGCCGAGGCGCGCCAGTTGACAGCACGCATCGTCTCGCGCGACACCACCGACGCGGATACCGAAGCGCTGGCCCGCGCCGCCTGCGAATCGGCGCTGGAGAATGGCAACGACGCCATCTTCGGCGCCTTGTTCTGGTTCCTGGTGGGCGGCGCGCCGGTTGTGATCGCCTATCGCCTTGCCAACACGCTGGACGCGATGTGGGGCTACCGCACGCCGCGCCTCGTGTATTTCGGCTGGGCGGCTGCGCGGCTTGACGACGTGCTCAACCTGGCGCCCGCCCGCCTGACCGCGCTCTCGTACGCGCTGCTCGGGCGCACCGCCCAGGCGCTGCGCTGCTGGCGCGCGCAGGCGCCAGCGTGGTCCAGCCCCAACGCGGGCCCGGTCATGGCGGCCGGCGCCGGCGCCGTCGGCGTGGCGCTGGGCGGCCCCGCCCGCTACCACGGCGAGTGGGAGCAGCGTCCGCCGCTGGGCATGGGGCACGCGCCCGGCGCGGCCGATGTGCACGCCTGCCTGCGCCTGGTTCAACGCACGCTGTGGCTATGGCTGGCCGCCGCCGGCGCCAGCGCCGCTCTCCTCCACTACGGCATCGCATGAGTACTCCGATCCGCCACGGCGGCGACCTGCTCGCCGCCGCGCGCCGCCATGGCCGCCCCGTCGAAGACTGGCTCGATCTTTCCACCGGCATCAACCCGGACGGCTACCCCGTGCCCGCCCTGCCCGCCGACGCGTGGCTGCGGCTGCCGCAGGACGACGACGGTCTGGCGGAACTAGCCGCGCAGGCCTACGGCGCACCGCGCGCCCTGCCGGTGGCCGGCTCGCAGGCCGCCATCCGCACCTTGCCGCAACTGCTCAAGCCCGGACGCGTTGGCGTGGCGGTGCAGGGATACAGCGAATACGCACCCGCCTTCGCGCGCGCAGGGCATGAGGTAG from Cupriavidus sp. D39 includes the following:
- the cbiB gene encoding adenosylcobinamide-phosphate synthase CbiB, yielding MSSLSWLSSWWPFPLFSWQACVAAAVAGVLLDQWLGEPRRWHPLVGFGRLAAALERRLNHGGAPLRQRLTGLAAWALMVLVPAALAALLVHAAAQLSAVLAWLLQALALYAALGARSLAQHIAPIATALAQGNLAEARQLTARIVSRDTTDADTEALARAACESALENGNDAIFGALFWFLVGGAPVVIAYRLANTLDAMWGYRTPRLVYFGWAAARLDDVLNLAPARLTALSYALLGRTAQALRCWRAQAPAWSSPNAGPVMAAGAGAVGVALGGPARYHGEWEQRPPLGMGHAPGAADVHACLRLVQRTLWLWLAAAGASAALLHYGIA
- the cobU gene encoding bifunctional adenosylcobinamide kinase/adenosylcobinamide-phosphate guanylyltransferase produces the protein MTPVNASATATATEPASAASHAPASERSPQAAAVPHAAANPGRARQLTLVLGGARSGKSHFAEQMATDHAAATGGPVTYIATARHDQDSADEEMEVRIALHRARRPAEWGLVEAPLHLADALYAHATHDGCILVDCVTLWLNNLLFLDARSYPEHGLVTPPAAFTEEIDALLSALPTLPGHVILVSNEIGFGVVPMGAITRFYVDELGRLNQKLAAAADRVRLLVAGIPVSVKGAGPA